One Deltaproteobacteria bacterium genomic window carries:
- the fabA gene encoding bifunctional 3-hydroxydecanoyl-ACP dehydratase/trans-2-decenoyl-ACP isomerase: MTYDEFGRRASFSQEELLAFGHGTLIDDAPDGFRTRLPIPPMLMLDRIVELTRKGHRGRIVAERDVRVDDWFFQCHFRGDPVQPGCLGVDGVWQLVGFYCAWIGALGTGRALGCGEIEFAGQIRPHDHTVRYEVDIVRATMLPASGATIAIGDATLLVDSEPIYSIKRAKVGVFRDIDYADYPRRSARSRGGRMGAD; encoded by the coding sequence ATGACCTATGACGAGTTCGGCCGCCGCGCGAGCTTCTCGCAGGAAGAGCTGCTCGCCTTCGGTCACGGCACGCTGATCGACGATGCGCCCGACGGCTTTCGCACGCGGCTGCCGATCCCTCCCATGTTGATGCTCGATCGCATCGTCGAGCTCACGCGCAAAGGTCATCGCGGTCGCATCGTGGCCGAGCGCGACGTGCGCGTCGACGATTGGTTCTTCCAATGTCACTTCCGCGGCGATCCCGTGCAGCCGGGGTGCCTCGGCGTCGATGGCGTGTGGCAGCTCGTTGGCTTCTACTGTGCGTGGATCGGCGCGCTCGGTACTGGGCGCGCGCTCGGCTGTGGCGAGATCGAGTTTGCCGGCCAGATTCGTCCGCACGACCACACCGTGCGCTACGAAGTCGATATCGTGCGCGCGACCATGCTGCCGGCGTCGGGCGCGACGATCGCCATCGGCGATGCCACGCTCTTGGTCGACAGCGAGCCGATCTACTCGATCAAGCGCGCCAAGGTCGGTGTCTTCCGCGACATTGACTACGCGGACTATCCGCGACGGTCGGCGCGTTCGCGCGGCGGTCGCATGGGAGCCGATTGA
- a CDS encoding 3-oxoacyl-ACP reductase FabG: protein MSGRPVALVTGGATGIGAACCRALAADGFRVAIHYRSSADAAQRLAAALPDALTLAADLAVPAEIDGLIEALRSTAGRVDVLVNNAGLNRNADTVTMKLDDYDAVASVARGTWYLTKLVLRRFMIRAGRGRIITITSVVGHTGNRGQVPYTMVKAGLDAMTKSLAHELRGRGILVNAVAPGFIDTEMTAAIPPELRAPMLAAVPLERMGTPEEVADVVAFLATRGSYIHGSTIHVNGGLYGG from the coding sequence ATGAGTGGCCGGCCCGTCGCCTTGGTCACCGGTGGTGCGACCGGCATCGGCGCCGCGTGTTGCCGCGCGCTCGCGGCCGACGGCTTTCGCGTTGCGATCCACTATCGTTCGAGCGCCGACGCGGCCCAGCGGCTGGCCGCCGCGCTGCCCGACGCGTTGACGCTCGCGGCCGATCTCGCCGTGCCCGCCGAGATTGACGGCTTGATCGAAGCGCTGCGCTCGACCGCCGGCCGTGTCGACGTGTTGGTCAACAACGCCGGCCTCAACCGCAACGCCGACACGGTGACGATGAAGCTCGACGACTACGATGCTGTTGCGAGCGTCGCGCGCGGGACCTGGTACCTGACCAAACTGGTGCTGCGTCGGTTCATGATTCGCGCCGGCCGCGGGCGTATCATCACCATCACCAGCGTGGTCGGGCACACCGGCAATCGCGGGCAAGTGCCGTACACGATGGTCAAGGCCGGACTCGACGCGATGACGAAATCGCTGGCGCATGAACTGCGCGGCCGCGGTATTCTGGTCAACGCGGTGGCGCCGGGATTCATCGACACCGAGATGACAGCGGCCATTCCGCCTGAACTGCGCGCGCCGATGCTGGCGGCGGTGCCGCTCGAACGCATGGGCACGCCGGAGGAGGTGGCCGATGTCGTCGCCTTTCTCGCCACCCGCGGCAGCTACATTCACGGTAGCACTATTCACGTCAACGGAGGCCTCTACGGTGGGTAA
- a CDS encoding 1-acyl-sn-glycerol-3-phosphate acyltransferase: MQEAQLSGSALTLQREVGRLLAPIWVPLIAVLLRWRGYRIEAVEQSRRQYQQIRRKYDGPLLICANHLTLIDSAIVAWALGSPWWLLRNYSALPWNVPERQNFASWWLTQAISYVMKCVPITRGGSRGEVAQTLARLSAVLGRGEVALVFPEGGRSRSGRVDVESVAYGVGYIVNSLPGCRVLCVYLRGHGQTGFSELPARGEHFCVALELITPKTSARGLRADRDVARQIIGQLAAMERQYFEQRTPQVAVVR, translated from the coding sequence TTGCAAGAAGCTCAACTAAGTGGTTCCGCGCTGACCCTGCAACGTGAGGTTGGGCGGCTGCTCGCACCGATTTGGGTCCCGCTGATCGCGGTCTTGCTGCGTTGGCGCGGCTATCGCATTGAGGCGGTCGAGCAGTCGCGGCGGCAGTATCAACAGATCCGACGCAAGTACGATGGTCCACTGCTGATCTGCGCCAATCATCTTACACTCATCGACTCGGCCATTGTGGCGTGGGCGCTGGGCTCGCCGTGGTGGCTGCTGCGGAATTACTCGGCGCTCCCTTGGAATGTGCCGGAGCGGCAGAACTTCGCGTCGTGGTGGCTGACGCAGGCCATCAGCTATGTGATGAAGTGCGTGCCGATCACCCGCGGTGGATCACGCGGTGAGGTCGCGCAAACGCTGGCGCGCCTCAGTGCCGTGCTTGGTCGCGGCGAGGTGGCGCTGGTGTTTCCCGAGGGCGGTCGCAGCCGCAGTGGTCGGGTGGACGTCGAGTCCGTCGCGTACGGGGTTGGCTACATCGTGAACTCGCTGCCTGGGTGCCGTGTGCTCTGCGTGTACCTGCGCGGCCACGGCCAGACCGGATTCTCTGAGCTGCCGGCGCGCGGCGAACACTTTTGTGTCGCCCTCGAGTTGATCACTCCGAAAACGAGCGCGCGTGGTCTGCGCGCAGATCGCGATGTGGCGCGCCAGATCATCGGCCAACTCGCCGCCATGGAGCGGCAGTACTTCGAGCAGCGAACACCGCAAGTGGCGGTCGTCCGATGA
- a CDS encoding acyl carrier protein codes for MQQSEVLEKVVAILTPYVKNQAALAGLKPETNILDDLKVNSARLVDVVLAFEDEFGIEVADDEVDKVATVGDAVNLICKKLN; via the coding sequence ATGCAGCAATCAGAAGTGCTCGAGAAGGTGGTGGCGATTCTCACCCCGTACGTAAAGAATCAGGCGGCGCTCGCCGGCCTGAAGCCCGAGACTAACATCCTCGACGATCTCAAGGTGAACTCGGCGCGCCTCGTCGACGTGGTGTTGGCGTTCGAGGACGAGTTCGGCATCGAAGTCGCCGATGACGAAGTCGACAAGGTCGCCACGGTTGGCGACGCGGTGAACCTGATTTGCAAGAAGCTCAACTAA
- a CDS encoding beta-ketoacyl-[acyl-carrier-protein] synthase family protein, with protein MNQRVVITGLGVVAPNATNVRDFELALRQGRSGIRLIEKLTELGFACRVAGVPQGVDEIAAGYFSEEELLAMNSSLRFASIAAVDAWCDAGLRRPEASDDAVDWDTGAILGTGIGGMDTIGEKVVPLTDAGKVRRLGSTMVEQVMSSGISAKVSGLLALGNQVTTNSSACSTGTEAVVDGYLRIQRGLAARMLCGGSEGSSHYIWAGFDAMRVLCRTHNDAPERASRPLSATAAGFVPGCGAGVLLLESLDSAQARGAPIYAEVLGGALNCGGHRGGGSMTSPNPESVRRCIRAALADAGVSPADVDAINGHLTATGADPKEVRAWAEALERTPERLPPITATKSMIGHTLGAAGAIESVATVLMVHRGFVHPSINCEDVHPEIEPYAAAIAHTARELPTLRVMLKAGFGFGDVNACVVFRKWDS; from the coding sequence ATGAACCAGCGGGTGGTGATCACCGGGCTCGGCGTGGTGGCGCCGAACGCCACCAACGTGCGCGACTTCGAGTTGGCGCTGCGGCAAGGCCGCTCGGGCATTCGCCTCATTGAGAAGCTCACAGAGCTAGGGTTCGCCTGCCGAGTTGCGGGCGTGCCGCAAGGCGTCGATGAGATCGCCGCCGGCTACTTCAGCGAGGAAGAACTCTTGGCGATGAACTCGAGCCTGCGTTTCGCCAGCATCGCGGCGGTCGATGCGTGGTGCGACGCGGGGCTGCGGCGTCCGGAAGCCAGTGACGACGCCGTCGATTGGGACACCGGCGCGATTCTCGGCACCGGCATCGGCGGCATGGACACCATTGGCGAAAAGGTTGTGCCGCTGACGGACGCTGGCAAAGTCCGCCGCCTCGGTAGCACCATGGTCGAGCAAGTGATGAGCAGCGGCATCTCCGCCAAGGTGTCGGGGCTGCTTGCACTCGGCAACCAGGTGACCACCAATTCGAGCGCCTGCTCGACCGGCACCGAGGCGGTGGTGGACGGCTATCTGCGCATTCAACGCGGACTCGCGGCGCGCATGCTGTGCGGCGGCTCGGAGGGATCGAGCCACTACATCTGGGCCGGGTTCGATGCGATGCGCGTACTGTGCCGCACCCACAACGACGCGCCCGAGCGCGCGTCGCGGCCGCTGAGCGCCACCGCGGCGGGCTTCGTGCCCGGCTGCGGCGCCGGGGTGCTGCTACTCGAAAGCCTCGACAGCGCGCAGGCGCGCGGCGCGCCTATCTATGCCGAGGTGCTCGGCGGCGCGCTCAACTGCGGCGGCCATCGCGGCGGCGGCAGCATGACTTCGCCCAATCCCGAAAGCGTTCGGCGCTGCATCCGCGCGGCACTCGCCGACGCCGGCGTCAGTCCCGCCGATGTCGATGCGATCAACGGCCATCTCACTGCCACCGGTGCCGATCCAAAGGAAGTGCGCGCGTGGGCCGAGGCGCTGGAGCGAACGCCCGAGCGCTTGCCGCCGATCACCGCGACCAAGTCGATGATCGGTCACACGCTCGGCGCCGCCGGGGCGATCGAATCGGTGGCGACGGTGCTGATGGTGCACCGCGGATTTGTGCATCCCTCGATCAACTGCGAGGATGTCCATCCCGAGATCGAGCCCTATGCGGCGGCGATCGCGCACACGGCGCGCGAGCTTCCCACGCTGCGCGTGATGCTCAAGGCCGGGTTCGGTTTCGGCGACGTCAACGCGTGCGTCGTGTTTCGTAAATGGGACTCATAG
- a CDS encoding beta-hydroxyacyl-ACP dehydratase, whose product MSSPFSPPAAATFTVALFTSTEASTVGNLLTPVELLAAVPQQPPFRFIDEIREVDDDHIVAAYRFRPEADFYRGHFPGNPVTPGVLLIEAMAQAGVVALGIYLLSKTGGPRAIDEFVTLFTEAAVEFSGVVAPGETVTTTGHKLFFRMRKLRSRVEMHRADGTLVCAGELSGIGVRR is encoded by the coding sequence ATGTCGTCGCCTTTCTCGCCACCCGCGGCAGCTACATTCACGGTAGCACTATTCACGTCAACGGAGGCCTCTACGGTGGGTAACTTGCTCACGCCGGTGGAACTACTCGCTGCGGTCCCGCAGCAGCCGCCGTTCCGCTTCATCGACGAGATCCGCGAAGTCGACGACGATCACATCGTCGCGGCGTATCGTTTTCGCCCGGAGGCCGACTTCTATCGCGGACACTTCCCTGGCAACCCAGTCACACCGGGCGTGTTGCTCATCGAGGCAATGGCGCAGGCTGGCGTGGTCGCACTCGGGATCTATTTGCTGTCGAAGACTGGTGGCCCGCGGGCCATCGATGAATTCGTCACGTTGTTCACCGAAGCGGCGGTCGAGTTCTCGGGCGTGGTCGCCCCGGGCGAGACGGTCACGACGACCGGGCACAAGCTGTTCTTCAGAATGCGTAAGTTGCGTTCGCGAGTGGAGATGCATCGCGCCGACGGCACACTGGTCTGCGCCGGCGAACTGTCGGGTATTGGAGTACGGCGATGA